From Toxotes jaculatrix isolate fToxJac2 chromosome 1, fToxJac2.pri, whole genome shotgun sequence, a single genomic window includes:
- the slc12a1 gene encoding solute carrier family 12 member 1, which translates to MPETADDGEGSDGTPSDDLESADNDKGVVKFGWIRGVLVRCMLNIWGVMLFIRLSWVFGQAGWGLGIVVIALSCVVTTITGLSMSAICTNGVVRGGGAYYLISRSLGPEFGGSIGLIFAFANAVAVAMYVVGFAETMVELLQDNSLVMVDEINDLRIIGCITVVLLLAISVAGMEWEAKAQIVLLIILLVAIVNVFVGTFIPATPDKKSKGFFNYDSKIFLENFTPAFRDGESFFSVFAIFFPAATGILAGANISGDLRDPQGAIPKGTLLAILITGITYLAVALCVSATVVRDATGNITDLIAPGTYCNGSTAACELGYDFSSCEVEPCSFGLMNNFQVMTMVSGFGPLIIAGTFSATLSSALASLVSAPKVFQALCKDNIYKALHFFAKGYGKNNEPIRGYVLTFIISVAFILIGNLNTIAPIISNFFLASYALINFSCFHASYAKSPGWRPGYKYYNMWLSLLGALLCCVVMFVINWWAALLTYGIEILLYVYVTVKKPDVNWGSSTQAVTFVSAVSNALSLSAVDDHVKNFRPQILALTGSVRTRPALLDLAHSLSKNFGLCLTCEVLVGPRSEAVQEMNAGMERNQLWLRKTKRKAFYAAVACDSFRDGTESLLQASGLGRMKPNTLMIGFKRNWRTAGSESVQSYVGILHDAFDFEYGTVMLRMSQGLDVSHIVEAEEEMLKAAREQQALENEMIPNGGKARGLFRKSRKSSQQVLTTRVSVCGPPPPQVAKMNERLLEASAHFKKKQPKGTIDVWWLFDDGGLTLLLPYILTTRKKWKDCKLRIFIAGQPERSELDKEEMKSLLQKFRINCSDINVIDDIHVRPSTESLKKLEDMIEPFRLHEGSKDSAQVEAMKREQPWKITDQELNNFEDKTNLQVRLNELLQIHSKSANLIIVSMPIARKESVSDFLYMAWLDTLTMDLPPTLLIRGNHKSVLTFYS; encoded by the exons GACGATGGCGAGGGGAGTGATGGGACCCCCTCTGATGATTTGGAGTCTGCTGACAACGACAAAGGAGTAGTAAAGTTTGGCTGGATAAGGGGCGTCCTG GTGAGATGCATGCTGAACATCTGGGGTGTCATGTTGTTCATCCGTCTGTCCTGGGTTTTTGGTCAGGCAGGCTGGG GTCTAGGAATTGTGGTCATTGCTCTCAGCTGTGTGGTCACCACCATCACTGGCCTTTCAATGTCTGCCATTTGTACTAATGGTGTGGTCAGAGGAG GTGGAGCCTACTACTTGATATCTCGCAGTTTGGGACCAGAGTTTGGTGGGTCGATTGGTCTCATTTTCGCCTTTGCCAATGCAGTGGCTGTAGCCATGTATGTGGTGGGATTTGCTGAGACCATGGTCGAGTTACTCcag GACAACTCTCTTGTCATGGTGGATGAAATAAATGACCTCAGAATCATTGGATGTATTAcagttgtgttgctgttggCCATATCAGTTGCTGGAATGGAATGGGAGGCCAAG GCACAGATTGTTCTACTCATTATCTTGCTGGTGGCCATAGTGAACGTATTTGTAGGAACATTCATTCCTGCAACCCCTGACAAGAAATCCAAAGGCTTCTTCAATTATGACT CAAAAATATTCTTAGAGAATTTTACCCCGGCCTTTAGAGATGGTGAAagctttttttcagtgtttgccaTCTTTTTCCCTGCTGCAACGGGGATCCTGGCTGGAGCCAACATCTCTGGCGACTTGCGG gATCCCCAAGGAGCCATACCTAAAGGTACCTTGCTGGCCATCCTGATCACTGGTATAACCTACTTGGCTGTGGCCCTTTGTGTCT CTGCCACCGTTGTCCGCGATGCCACAGGAAACATAACTGACCTCATTGCTCCAGGAACATATTGTAACGGTTCGACAGCTGCTTGTGAGCTTGGCTATGATTTCTCTTCCTGCGAAGTGGAACCCTGCAGCTTTGGTTTGATGAACAACTTCCAG GTGATGACCATGGTGTCTGGGTTTGGTCCCCTCATCATTGCTGGAACATTCTCAGCTACCCTTTCTTCAGCCCTGGCTTCCCTTGTCAGTGCCCCCAAAGTCTTCCAG GCTCTGTGTAAAGACAATATCTACAAGGCTCTGCACTTCTTTGCCAAGGGTTATGGCAAAAACAACGAACCAATCCGTGGCTATGTCCTcacattcattatttctgtGGCCTTCATTCTCATTG GTAATCTCAACACCATTGCTCCTATCATTTCAAACTTCTTCCTGGCATCTTATGCTCTCATCAATTTCTCCTGCTTCCATGCATCCTACGCCAAGTCTCCAG GTTGGAGACCAGGATATAAGTACTACAACATGTGGCTATCCCTGCTGGGTGCATTGCTCTGCTGTGTTGTCATGTTTGTTATCAACTGGTGGGCTGCTCTTCTCACGTACGGCATTGAAATCCTCCTCTACGTTTACGTCACAGTCAAGAAGCCAG ATGTGAACTGGGGTTCATCCACACAGGCGGTGACCTTTGTGAGTGCAGTCAGCAacgctctgtctctgtctgctgtagACGATCATGTCAAGAACTTCAG GCCTCAGATCTTAGCACTGACTGGATCAGTACGGACCAGACCGGCTCTCCTGGACCTGGCTCACTCCCTCTCTAAGAACTTTGGACTCTGTCTCACCTGTGAAGTGTTAGTG GGCCCGAGATCGGAGGCTGTCCAAGAGATGAACGCTGGCATGGAGAGGAACCAGTTATGGCTAAGGAAGACTAAGCGCAAGGCATTTTATGCTGCTGTCGCCTGTGACAGTTTCAGGGATGGCACTGAGAGCctgctgcag GCCTCTGGTCTTGGCCGCATGAAGCCCAACACATTAATGATAGGCTTCAAGAGAAACTGGCGGACTGCAGGCTCAGAGTCAGTGCAGAGTTATGTGGGAATATTGCA TGATGCGTTTGACTTTGAGTATGGGACAGTGATGCTGAGGATGAGCCAAGGACTGGATGTGTCGCACATTGTCGAAGCAGAAG AGGAGATGCTAAAGGCAGCAAGGGAGCAACAGGCACTGGAGAATGAAATGATACCAAATGGTGGAAAAGCAAGAGGGCTGTTTAGGAAATCCAGGAAATCCTCTCAGCAAGTGCTCACAACCAGAG tgtcaGTGTGCGGCCCTCCACCCCCACAGGTTGCCAAGATGAATGAGAGGCTGCTGGAGGCCAGTGCTCACTTCAAGAAGAAACAGCCTAAAGGCACCATTGATGTGTGGTGGCTGTTTGACGACGGAG GTCTTACCTTGCTGCTCCCCTACATCCTCACCACCAGGAAGAAGTGGAAAGACTGTAAATTAAGGATCTTCATTGCAGGGCAGCCTGAACGCAGTGAGCTGGATAAAGAGga GATGAAGTCTTTGCTGCAGAAATTCAGAATTAACTGCTCTGACATCAACGTCATAGACGACATCCATGTCAGACCCAGTACTGAGAG CTTGAAGAAGTTAGAGGACATGATTGAGCCTTTCCGTCTCCATGAAGGGTCTAAAGACAGTGCTCAGGTTGAAGCCATGAAAAGAGAGCAGCCATGGAAAATCACTGACCAAGAACTGAACAACTTTGAGGACAAG ACCAACCTCCAGGTACGACTAAACGAGCTGCTCCAGATACACTCCAAATCAGCCAATCTGATCATTGT GAGCATGCCCATTGCTCGTAAGGAATCTGTCTCTGATTTCCTCTACATGGCCTGGCTGGACACTCTGACAATGGACCTTCCACCAACACTTCTCATTAGAGGCAACCACAAGAGTGTGCTTACATTCTACTCCTGA
- the dut gene encoding deoxyuridine 5'-triphosphate nucleotidohydrolase, mitochondrial isoform X1: protein MSPPLRRLWDLQRQCSSLFDAAPRLGREFHIQMRSQNKEVTDASAVSPSKKARIETQPADERPVLRFAKLSEHATTPTRGSAKAAGYDLYSAYDYTIGPMDKAIVKTDIQIAVPHGCYGRVAPRSGLAAKHFIDVGAGVVDEDYRGNVGVVLFNFNKEEFCVKKGDRVAQLVCERICYPDLVEQETLDETERGAGGFGSTGRN from the exons ATGTCACCACCGTTGCGAAGGCTATGGGATCTTCAGCGACAATGCTCATCGCTTTTTGATGCCGCTCCGCGTTTAGGAAGGGAATTTCATATTCAGATGCGCAGTCAAAACAAAG AAGTTACAGATGCTTCTGCAGTCTCTCCATCAAAGAAGGCAAGGATAGAAACACAGCCTGCTGACGAAAGACCTGTCCTCAGATTTGCTAAACTTTCTGAGCATGCCACGACACCTACAAGAGGCTCAGCTAAAGCTGCAGGATATGACCTCTACAG TGCATACGATTACACCATTGGTCCTATGGATAAAGCCATTGTAAAGACAGACATCCAGATAGCAGTTCCTCATGGCTGCTATGGGAGAGTGG CACCAAGATCTGGACTGGCAGCGAAACACTTCATTGACGTTGGTG CTGGAGTTGTAGATGAAGACTACAGAGGAAATGTGGGAGTTGTGCTCTTTAACTTCAACAAGGAGGAATTTTGTG TGAAAAAGGGTGACCGAGTTGCTCAGCTGGTGTGTGAGAGGATCTGCTACCCAGATCTGGTTGAGCAAGAG ACACTAGATGAGACAGAACGTGGAGCTGGAGGCTTCGGATCAACTGGACGCAACTGA
- the dut gene encoding deoxyuridine 5'-triphosphate nucleotidohydrolase, mitochondrial isoform X3: protein MQVTDASAVSPSKKARIETQPADERPVLRFAKLSEHATTPTRGSAKAAGYDLYSAYDYTIGPMDKAIVKTDIQIAVPHGCYGRVAPRSGLAAKHFIDVGAGVVDEDYRGNVGVVLFNFNKEEFCVKKGDRVAQLVCERICYPDLVEQETLDETERGAGGFGSTGRN from the exons ATGC AAGTTACAGATGCTTCTGCAGTCTCTCCATCAAAGAAGGCAAGGATAGAAACACAGCCTGCTGACGAAAGACCTGTCCTCAGATTTGCTAAACTTTCTGAGCATGCCACGACACCTACAAGAGGCTCAGCTAAAGCTGCAGGATATGACCTCTACAG TGCATACGATTACACCATTGGTCCTATGGATAAAGCCATTGTAAAGACAGACATCCAGATAGCAGTTCCTCATGGCTGCTATGGGAGAGTGG CACCAAGATCTGGACTGGCAGCGAAACACTTCATTGACGTTGGTG CTGGAGTTGTAGATGAAGACTACAGAGGAAATGTGGGAGTTGTGCTCTTTAACTTCAACAAGGAGGAATTTTGTG TGAAAAAGGGTGACCGAGTTGCTCAGCTGGTGTGTGAGAGGATCTGCTACCCAGATCTGGTTGAGCAAGAG ACACTAGATGAGACAGAACGTGGAGCTGGAGGCTTCGGATCAACTGGACGCAACTGA
- the dut gene encoding deoxyuridine 5'-triphosphate nucleotidohydrolase, mitochondrial isoform X2, producing the protein MPVLEVTDASAVSPSKKARIETQPADERPVLRFAKLSEHATTPTRGSAKAAGYDLYSAYDYTIGPMDKAIVKTDIQIAVPHGCYGRVAPRSGLAAKHFIDVGAGVVDEDYRGNVGVVLFNFNKEEFCVKKGDRVAQLVCERICYPDLVEQETLDETERGAGGFGSTGRN; encoded by the exons ATGCCCGTCCTAGAAGTTACAGATGCTTCTGCAGTCTCTCCATCAAAGAAGGCAAGGATAGAAACACAGCCTGCTGACGAAAGACCTGTCCTCAGATTTGCTAAACTTTCTGAGCATGCCACGACACCTACAAGAGGCTCAGCTAAAGCTGCAGGATATGACCTCTACAG TGCATACGATTACACCATTGGTCCTATGGATAAAGCCATTGTAAAGACAGACATCCAGATAGCAGTTCCTCATGGCTGCTATGGGAGAGTGG CACCAAGATCTGGACTGGCAGCGAAACACTTCATTGACGTTGGTG CTGGAGTTGTAGATGAAGACTACAGAGGAAATGTGGGAGTTGTGCTCTTTAACTTCAACAAGGAGGAATTTTGTG TGAAAAAGGGTGACCGAGTTGCTCAGCTGGTGTGTGAGAGGATCTGCTACCCAGATCTGGTTGAGCAAGAG ACACTAGATGAGACAGAACGTGGAGCTGGAGGCTTCGGATCAACTGGACGCAACTGA